The nucleotide window GATCATATGATAAGAAAATGGGCTAATGAGGGACCACAGGGGAGGGCTGTGGGCCAGAGAAAGACAGGGAATCTGGGGGAGAGCACCTTGGTGGTTTCATCAGGGAAGtgacaagaaggaaggaaaagcaggtTCCTATTCTCCCCTGGCTCAGTTTTCCAATCTGAAAATTGGGTACGGATGTTGGAGCTGGAGAACAATGCAGGCCCCGAAATCTAAAGTTACATGGGAACAGACTTGGCGAGGTGGTGCTGTCCACGATGGGGGTTGTCCTGGGGCCCATCATTAGGAAAAGTGGAGAGAACCCACGTGCTATGCTGGGGAAACACATGGTAAGAGGGACGTCACCCCATGTAAGAATAGCCTTCTGTGAAAAACCACTGGCTAGAGTTCACCGAAGGGACTCTCTTAAAGGCAGAGAAACCCTTTGAGGCTGAGAGCTCAGGTGTCAGAACGCAGGGGTTCCTAGGCTTGAGAAGAGTTTCTTCTCAGCACGACTGGACGGACACCTCCAACTTCTACCATCTCCATTCCAGCTGAACTAAGAGATGTTGAGCAGTGCTGGGTGCAGCCTCCATCATTAAAGTATTGTGTAAAAAGGTGCACTTTCTCGCAGACATGTTCCTTCCCAAATCACACGTGCTGCTGGACCTTCTGTGGAAACATCTGCTTGGACAATGAGTGAGTGGGTTGGTGTGGGAAGGTTGGGTCTGGGTCTGGTTGCTCCCTGTGCCTCGCTCTCCTTAAGAAGCCGTGACCTCTAACAGAAGGCAGAGTCACCCAAATCCTGTCAAAGCAACAGGCAACACAGGGTAACACCCTCCTTCCGCCACACCTGCATTGCCACTCACTGCAAAATAAACCAAGATACCAGCATGGCGGCTTCCACATTTTCTCTTCCACTCTCATTCAATTCCCCCCAGACATCACCCATCAATGCCTTCATCCCTCCCTTGCCCAAGGCCCCAGTTATTGCCTCCTTAGTCTGGTTTCTCCATTGGCCCCTTATCTCAGCCAGACCCAAGGAGACCCAGACTCTACCTATCTGCTCAACTGGCAAACATTTTGAGAGAAACTGCTTAAAAGTAGGTAACTCCTGATCTTATAGGAAGAATTTCTCTTTCCATTGACTGGGGCTAAAGATGCTATTAAGTTTGGGAAGggatgcccccctccccaactgGGTTGCCTGACTTTTAAccacttaatttttctcttccagaGAACCCTTTAAATTCATGCTAAAACCCTAGATTCTAGCTGACGCACCACTAGTGTGGGCTGGAGGTTGACTGTGATCTAAGAAAAATGCCGCCTGGTTCTCTGTTGGGATATCCACCTGCTCCAGCTGAGGACCTCTCTGTCCAGAGAAAGTCCACGTCTTTGCCAAATAAACAGATCCTCCAACCTGAGGgctctgtattttttttggtcttcactCCTTATAATCCCCAAGAGTCTTCAAAAAGTTGTCCCCATCCCATTATGGGCGTGGGCACCCAACTCTGCTTTCTAGTTGGACTTGTGTATGAGTCAGGTCAGGCTGTAGCCAAAATAGAGACGTGCAGAAATCTCATGGGGTAAACACACTAAAAGTTCATCCTCATTCACGACACATTTCCCTGAGGGTGATCAACGAACAGCCATGATTCGGGGACCCTGGCTCTTCCTGTTTATAGCTCCTCCATCTTTGGGGACCTCTTCTGCATCCAGGCAGCAGATAAGAGAAGGAAGTTAGCATGGAGACTCGCACAGAAGATTTTTAAGGGCCAAGCCTGGAAGTGGGTTTATTACATTCTATTTGCCATAACATAGTCATATGGTCTCACCTATTTGCAAAGAAGACTAAGAAATACAGTCTAGCCATACGCTCAATAAGAACAGGAAACGAGATTTGGTGAATACATGGCAGTCTCTGACCTGCCTGTTTATGCAAAGCCAGACTCCTTAAGTAAGACCCAAGGCCCCTGGCCTCCACACCACTCTGTCCCAAGGAACAAGCAAcccctggggcagaggctggcatCTCTTGTCATTAGGGAAAGCGTTCCTGCCTTCAGGGTGGGTCGTCTGAGCTTCCAGAAAGGTTCCTCCTTCTGCCATCCCTGGTACCCTCTTATTCCTGGTACCCTC belongs to Phacochoerus africanus isolate WHEZ1 chromosome 3, ROS_Pafr_v1, whole genome shotgun sequence and includes:
- the WFDC9 gene encoding protein WFDC9, yielding MKPWLLLLIMLIYEVVMLPVLGGFRFKPFPELRDVEQCWVQPPSLKYCVKRCTFSQTCSFPNHTCCWTFCGNICLDNE